Proteins from a single region of Streptomyces sp. TN58:
- a CDS encoding ATP-dependent 6-phosphofructokinase, translating into MRIGVLTAGGDCPGLNAVIRSVVHRAVVGHGDEVIGFEDGFKGLLDGHFRPLDINAVSGILARGGTILGSARMERARLHEAAENAQELATRYGIDALIPIGGEGTLTASRMLSDAGMPVVGVPKTIDNDISSTDRTFGFDTAVMVATEAIDRLKTTAESHQRVMVVEVMGRHAGWIALESGMGGGAHGICLPERPFEVDALVKMVEERFARGKKFAVVCVAEGAHPAAGSMPYEKGAIDAYGHERFAGIGNRLAIELEHRLGKEARPVILGHVQRGGTPTAYDRVLATRFGWHAVEAVHRGEFGNMTALRGTDIVMAPLAHAVTELKTVPEDRMYEAESVF; encoded by the coding sequence ATGCGTATCGGAGTTCTCACCGCGGGCGGCGACTGTCCGGGCCTCAACGCTGTCATCCGGTCGGTCGTACACCGCGCGGTCGTCGGGCACGGCGACGAGGTCATCGGCTTCGAGGACGGCTTCAAGGGCCTCCTCGACGGCCACTTCCGGCCCCTCGACATCAACGCCGTCAGCGGCATCCTCGCCCGCGGCGGCACGATCCTCGGATCGGCGCGCATGGAGCGGGCCCGGCTCCACGAGGCCGCCGAGAACGCGCAGGAGCTGGCCACCCGCTACGGCATCGACGCCCTCATCCCGATCGGCGGCGAAGGCACCCTGACCGCCTCCCGGATGCTGTCCGACGCCGGGATGCCGGTCGTCGGCGTACCGAAGACCATCGACAACGACATCTCCTCCACCGACCGCACCTTCGGCTTCGACACCGCCGTCATGGTCGCCACCGAGGCCATCGACCGCCTCAAGACCACCGCCGAATCGCACCAGCGCGTGATGGTCGTCGAGGTCATGGGCCGCCACGCCGGCTGGATCGCCCTGGAGTCCGGCATGGGCGGCGGCGCCCACGGCATCTGCCTGCCGGAGCGCCCCTTCGAGGTCGACGCCCTGGTCAAGATGGTTGAGGAGCGCTTTGCCCGCGGCAAGAAGTTCGCCGTCGTCTGCGTCGCGGAGGGCGCGCACCCGGCCGCGGGCTCCATGCCGTACGAGAAGGGCGCGATCGACGCCTACGGCCACGAGCGCTTCGCCGGCATCGGCAACCGCCTCGCCATCGAGCTGGAGCACAGGCTGGGCAAGGAGGCCCGCCCGGTCATCCTCGGCCACGTCCAGCGCGGCGGCACCCCCACCGCCTACGACCGCGTCCTCGCGACCCGCTTCGGCTGGCACGCCGTGGAGGCCGTGCACCGCGGCGAGTTCGGCAACATGACCGCTCTGCGCGGCACCGACATCGTGATGGCCCCCCTCGCCCACGCGGTGACCGAGCTCAAGACGGTTCCCGAGGACCGCATGTACGAGGCCGAGTCGGTCTTCTGA
- a CDS encoding helix-turn-helix domain-containing protein, with the protein MAPGHVAYGLRAQYGLVVAPETVMAWERGEISPSSAELTALAGVLWCAPGELLAEPVTLREHRMTRGLAADELARRIGLETSSYQKMEDTGRWKGNERQSAALATVLGLTLAQFVTATGKHEELAELLRSAVTTRWQAYVKPLGKLLPIPRQHLERVLEQLHGDYQSRMVATLSWGGGQGGAASGDAGREFLTDIVDRFWQLAGGAA; encoded by the coding sequence ATGGCTCCCGGACATGTCGCCTACGGCCTGCGCGCCCAGTACGGCCTCGTCGTCGCGCCCGAGACGGTGATGGCCTGGGAGCGCGGGGAGATATCACCGTCGTCAGCCGAGCTCACGGCGCTCGCGGGCGTCCTGTGGTGCGCGCCGGGCGAACTGCTCGCCGAGCCGGTCACGTTGCGGGAGCACCGGATGACCCGCGGGCTGGCCGCGGACGAACTGGCCCGGCGGATCGGCCTGGAGACGAGCTCCTACCAGAAGATGGAGGACACCGGGCGCTGGAAGGGCAACGAGCGGCAGTCGGCCGCCCTCGCCACGGTGCTCGGGCTGACCCTGGCGCAGTTCGTGACGGCCACCGGCAAGCACGAGGAGCTGGCCGAGCTGCTGCGCAGTGCGGTCACCACGCGCTGGCAGGCGTACGTGAAGCCGCTCGGCAAGCTGCTGCCGATTCCCAGGCAGCACCTGGAGCGAGTGCTGGAGCAGCTGCACGGGGACTACCAGTCGCGGATGGTGGCGACGCTCAGCTGGGGCGGCGGCCAGGGCGGGGCCGCCAGCGGGGACGCGGGCCGCGAGTTCCTCACGGACATCGTGGACCGCTTCTGGCAGCTCGCGGGCGGCGCGGCGTAG
- the pta gene encoding phosphate acetyltransferase, with amino-acid sequence MTRSVYVTGIERGDGRQVVELGIMELLTRQTGRVGVYRPLLHDAPDRLFDLLKARYRIEQDASTAYGMEYREASAILAEKGTDELVSQLVARYHRLARDYEVVLVLGTDYADTNLPDELALNARIANELGAVVVPVVGGTKHPAEEVRAEARNAYRAYESLGCHVVAMVVNRVAAEDRDLIAERLAARLPVPCYVLPDDKSLSAPTVAQITRALGGEVLLGDDAGLARDALDFVFGGAMLPNFLNALTPGCLVVTPGDRSDLVIGALAAHASGTPPIAGVLLTLNERPGEDILALASKLAPGTPVVSVAGNSFPTAAELFSLQSRLNSATPRKLETALGLFERHVDTAELRGLLSVARSERVTPMMFENELLERARSERRRVVLPEGSEERVLRAADVVLRRGVCDLTLLGDEQAILKKAGDLGIDVSGAQLIDPATSPLREGFAEYYAQVRAHKGMTVELAHDVVTDVNYFGTLMVQRGLADGMVSGSVHSTAATIRPAFEIIKTDAAARSASDRVVAGDGRAKPEASIVSSVFFMCLADRVLVYGDCAVNPDPNAEQLADIAVQSAATAAAFGVEPRIAMLSYSTGTSGTGADVDKVRKATEIVRERRPDLAVEGPIQYDAAVEPSVAATKLPGSEVAGRATVLIFPDLNTGNNTYKAVQRSAGAVAVGPVLQGLRKPVNDLSRGALVQDIVTTVAITAIQAQGATPGPAATA; translated from the coding sequence GTGACGCGCAGCGTGTACGTGACCGGTATCGAGCGGGGGGACGGCCGGCAGGTCGTCGAACTCGGGATCATGGAACTCCTGACCCGGCAGACGGGCCGCGTCGGCGTCTACCGCCCGCTGCTCCACGACGCACCGGACCGCCTCTTCGACCTCCTCAAGGCCCGCTACCGAATCGAGCAGGACGCCTCGACGGCCTACGGGATGGAGTACCGCGAGGCGTCGGCGATCCTCGCCGAGAAGGGCACCGACGAGCTGGTGTCCCAGCTGGTCGCCCGCTACCACCGGCTGGCCCGCGACTACGAGGTCGTGCTCGTCCTCGGCACCGACTACGCCGACACCAACCTCCCCGACGAGCTCGCGCTCAACGCCCGCATCGCCAACGAGCTGGGCGCGGTCGTCGTCCCCGTCGTGGGCGGCACCAAGCACCCCGCCGAGGAGGTGCGCGCCGAGGCCCGCAACGCCTACCGCGCGTACGAGAGCCTGGGCTGCCACGTCGTCGCGATGGTCGTCAACCGGGTGGCCGCGGAGGACCGCGACCTGATAGCGGAGCGGCTGGCCGCCCGCCTCCCCGTGCCCTGCTACGTGCTGCCGGACGACAAGTCGCTGTCCGCCCCGACCGTCGCCCAGATCACCCGGGCCCTGGGCGGCGAGGTGCTCCTCGGCGACGACGCGGGCCTGGCCCGCGACGCGCTGGACTTCGTGTTCGGCGGCGCCATGCTGCCGAACTTCCTGAACGCCCTGACCCCCGGCTGCCTGGTCGTGACCCCCGGCGACCGCTCCGACCTCGTCATCGGCGCGCTGGCCGCGCACGCCTCGGGCACCCCGCCGATCGCCGGCGTGCTGCTCACCCTGAACGAGCGCCCGGGCGAGGACATCCTGGCGCTGGCCTCGAAGCTGGCACCGGGTACCCCCGTGGTGTCGGTGGCCGGCAACAGCTTCCCGACCGCCGCCGAACTCTTCTCGCTGCAGAGCCGGTTGAACTCCGCCACCCCGCGCAAGCTGGAGACCGCGCTCGGCCTCTTCGAGCGGCACGTGGACACCGCCGAGCTGCGCGGCCTGCTCTCGGTGGCCCGCTCGGAGCGGGTCACCCCGATGATGTTCGAGAACGAGCTGCTGGAGCGGGCCCGCTCCGAGCGCCGCCGCGTCGTGCTGCCCGAGGGTTCCGAGGAGCGGGTGCTGCGCGCCGCGGACGTGGTGCTGCGCCGGGGCGTGTGCGACCTGACGCTGCTGGGCGACGAGCAGGCGATCCTGAAGAAGGCCGGCGACCTCGGCATCGACGTCTCGGGCGCGCAGCTCATCGACCCGGCGACCTCCCCGCTGCGGGAGGGTTTCGCCGAGTACTACGCGCAGGTCCGCGCCCACAAGGGGATGACGGTCGAGCTGGCCCACGACGTGGTGACCGACGTCAACTACTTCGGCACCCTGATGGTGCAGCGGGGTTTGGCCGACGGCATGGTCTCCGGCTCGGTGCACTCCACCGCCGCGACCATCCGCCCGGCCTTCGAGATCATCAAGACCGACGCAGCCGCGCGAAGCGCGTCGGACAGGGTGGTGGCGGGCGACGGGAGGGCCAAGCCCGAGGCGTCCATCGTCTCCTCGGTCTTCTTCATGTGCCTGGCCGACCGGGTCCTCGTGTACGGCGACTGCGCGGTCAACCCGGACCCGAACGCCGAGCAACTGGCGGACATCGCCGTCCAGTCGGCCGCGACCGCCGCCGCCTTCGGCGTCGAGCCGCGGATCGCGATGCTCTCGTACTCCACGGGCACCTCCGGCACGGGCGCGGACGTCGACAAGGTGCGCAAGGCCACCGAGATCGTCCGCGAGCGGCGCCCCGACCTGGCCGTCGAGGGCCCGATCCAGTACGACGCGGCCGTGGAGCCCTCGGTCGCCGCGACGAAGCTGCCGGGCTCGGAGGTGGCCGGCCGTGCGACGGTGCTGATCTTCCCCGACCTCAACACGGGCAACAACACCTACAAGGCCGTGCAGCGGTCGGCGGGCGCGGTCGCGGTCGGCCCGGTGCTCCAGGGTCTGCGCAAGCCCGTCAACGACCTCTCGCGCGGCGCGCTCGTCCAGGACATCGTGACCACCGTGGCCATCACCGCAATCCAGGCGCAGGGCGCGACGCCGGGCCCCGCCGCAACCGCCTGA
- the trxA gene encoding thioredoxin, with protein MAHTHAVAEVTDADFAAEVLAERGRPVLVEFTAQWCGPCRQLAPVLSAIAAEESHRLKVVQIDADRNPATVTRYGVLSMPTLLVFRDGEPVRQMVGARPKRRLLQELEDQLAPAPTA; from the coding sequence ATGGCGCACACCCACGCGGTGGCCGAGGTGACCGACGCGGACTTCGCGGCCGAGGTACTCGCCGAGCGCGGCAGGCCCGTCCTCGTCGAGTTCACGGCGCAGTGGTGCGGCCCCTGCCGCCAGCTCGCCCCGGTGCTGTCCGCGATCGCCGCCGAGGAGTCCCACCGCCTGAAGGTCGTGCAGATCGACGCGGACCGCAACCCCGCGACCGTGACCCGGTACGGGGTGCTGTCCATGCCGACCCTGCTCGTCTTCCGCGACGGCGAACCCGTCCGCCAGATGGTCGGCGCCCGGCCCAAGCGCCGCCTCCTCCAGGAACTGGAGGACCAGCTCGCCCCGGCGCCTACGGCCTGA
- a CDS encoding acetate kinase, translating into MTASRVLVLNSGSSSVKYQLLDMADRSRLAVGLVERIGEETSRLVHEPLTGPAAAGGRRERTGPVADHAAALKAVAAELAADGTGLDSPELVAVGHRVVHGGTRFTRPTVIDDEVLAEIRKLIPLAPLHNPANVTGIEVARSLRADVPQVAVFDTAFHSTMPEYAARYAIDAATADAYSVRRYGFHGTSHAYVSRATAELLGRPVEDVNVIVLHLGNGASASAVRGGVCVETSMGMTPLEGLVMGTRSGDLDPAVVFHLARVGGLSVDEIDSLLNKKSGLLGMCGDNDMREVLRRAGEGDGTARLAFDTYVHRLKKYIGAYSAVLGRVDAVAFTAGVGENAHQVREAAIDGLAELGLVLDLDANAARSPRPRLVSADHARVAVAVVPTDEELEIATQAYALVTQ; encoded by the coding sequence GTGACCGCATCGCGCGTACTCGTCCTCAACTCCGGCTCCTCGTCCGTGAAGTACCAGCTCCTCGACATGGCGGACCGGTCGCGGCTGGCCGTCGGCCTGGTCGAGCGCATCGGCGAGGAGACCTCCCGGCTGGTGCACGAGCCGCTCACCGGCCCGGCCGCGGCCGGCGGCAGGCGCGAGCGGACCGGCCCGGTCGCGGACCACGCGGCGGCGCTGAAGGCCGTGGCCGCCGAGCTCGCGGCCGACGGGACCGGCCTGGACTCCCCCGAGCTGGTCGCGGTGGGGCACCGGGTGGTGCACGGCGGGACGAGGTTCACCCGGCCCACGGTGATCGACGACGAGGTGCTGGCGGAGATCCGCAAGCTGATCCCCCTGGCGCCGCTGCACAACCCGGCGAACGTCACGGGCATCGAGGTGGCGCGCTCGCTGCGCGCGGACGTCCCGCAGGTCGCCGTCTTCGACACCGCCTTCCACTCGACGATGCCGGAGTACGCGGCGCGGTACGCGATCGACGCCGCGACGGCGGACGCGTACTCCGTCCGGCGGTACGGCTTCCACGGCACCTCCCACGCGTACGTCTCCCGGGCGACGGCCGAACTGCTCGGCAGGCCGGTGGAGGACGTGAACGTGATCGTGCTGCACCTGGGCAACGGCGCCTCCGCCTCGGCGGTGCGGGGCGGGGTCTGCGTGGAGACGTCCATGGGCATGACCCCGCTGGAGGGGTTGGTCATGGGCACCCGCTCGGGCGATCTCGACCCGGCGGTCGTCTTCCACCTGGCGCGGGTGGGCGGCCTCTCGGTGGACGAGATCGATTCGCTCCTGAACAAGAAGAGCGGTCTGCTGGGCATGTGCGGCGACAACGACATGCGCGAGGTGCTGCGGCGGGCGGGCGAGGGCGACGGGACGGCCCGCCTGGCCTTCGACACGTACGTCCACCGGTTGAAGAAGTACATCGGGGCCTACTCGGCGGTGCTCGGGCGGGTGGACGCGGTGGCTTTCACGGCCGGGGTCGGCGAGAACGCCCACCAGGTCCGCGAAGCCGCGATCGACGGCCTGGCCGAGCTGGGCCTGGTGCTGGATCTCGATGCCAACGCGGCGCGTTCCCCGCGGCCGCGGCTGGTTTCGGCGGATCATGCCCGGGTGGCCGTGGCGGTGGTCCCCACGGATGAGGAACTGGAGATCGCCACCCAGGCGTACGCGCTGGTTACCCAGTAG
- the pyk gene encoding pyruvate kinase gives MRRSKIVCTLGPAVDSYEQLKALIEAGMNVARFNFSHGSQAEHQERYDRVRQVSEDTGRAVGVLADLQGPKIRLETFAEGPVELVRGDEFTITTEDVPGDKSICGTTYKGLPGDVAKGDQVLINDGNVELRVTEVDGPRVRTIVIEGGVISDHKGINLPGAAVNVPALSEKDVDDLRFALRMGCDMVALSFVRDANDVKDVHRVMDEEGRRVPVIAKVEKPQAVENMEAVVAAFDAVMVARGDLAVEYPLEKVPMVQKRLIEMCRRNAKPVIVATQMMESMITNSRPTRAEASDVANAILDGADAVMLSAESSVGAYPIETVKTMSKIVAAAEEELLSKGLQPLVPGKKPRTQGGSVARAACEIADFLGGQALIAFTQSGDTARRLSRYRATQQILAFTTDVNTRNQLTLSWGVESYIVPHVDTTDAMVDLVDGEVHKLGRFNDGDTMVITAGSPPGVPGTTNMVRVHHLGGVARD, from the coding sequence ATGCGCCGTTCCAAAATCGTCTGCACGCTGGGCCCCGCCGTCGACTCGTATGAGCAGCTGAAAGCGCTCATCGAGGCTGGTATGAACGTGGCCCGATTCAACTTCAGCCACGGGTCCCAGGCAGAACACCAGGAGCGGTACGACCGCGTCCGGCAGGTCTCCGAGGACACCGGGCGCGCCGTCGGCGTCCTCGCCGACCTCCAGGGCCCGAAGATCCGTCTGGAGACCTTCGCGGAAGGTCCCGTCGAGCTGGTGCGCGGTGACGAGTTCACCATCACCACCGAGGACGTCCCGGGCGACAAGTCCATCTGCGGCACCACCTACAAGGGGCTCCCGGGCGACGTCGCCAAGGGTGACCAGGTCCTGATCAACGACGGCAACGTCGAGCTCCGGGTGACGGAGGTCGACGGCCCCCGGGTCAGGACCATCGTCATCGAGGGCGGTGTCATCTCGGACCACAAGGGCATCAACCTGCCGGGTGCCGCCGTGAACGTCCCCGCCCTGTCGGAGAAGGACGTCGACGACCTCCGCTTCGCCCTGCGGATGGGCTGCGACATGGTCGCCCTGTCCTTCGTCCGCGACGCCAACGACGTCAAGGACGTCCACCGGGTCATGGACGAGGAGGGCCGCCGGGTCCCCGTCATCGCCAAGGTGGAGAAGCCCCAGGCCGTCGAGAACATGGAGGCCGTGGTCGCCGCCTTCGACGCGGTCATGGTGGCCCGCGGCGACCTGGCCGTCGAGTACCCGCTCGAAAAGGTCCCGATGGTCCAGAAGCGGCTCATCGAGATGTGCCGCCGCAACGCCAAGCCGGTGATCGTCGCGACCCAGATGATGGAGTCGATGATCACCAACTCCCGCCCGACGCGCGCGGAGGCGTCCGACGTCGCCAACGCCATCCTCGACGGCGCGGACGCCGTCATGCTGTCGGCCGAGTCCTCGGTCGGCGCCTACCCGATCGAGACCGTCAAGACGATGTCGAAGATCGTCGCGGCGGCCGAGGAGGAGCTGCTCTCCAAGGGCCTGCAGCCCCTGGTGCCGGGCAAGAAGCCGCGCACCCAGGGCGGCTCGGTGGCCCGCGCCGCGTGCGAGATCGCGGACTTCCTGGGCGGGCAGGCGCTCATCGCCTTCACCCAGTCCGGTGACACCGCCCGCCGCCTGTCGCGCTACCGCGCCACGCAGCAGATCCTGGCCTTCACCACCGACGTCAACACCCGCAACCAGCTCACGCTGAGCTGGGGCGTCGAGTCGTACATCGTGCCGCACGTGGACACCACCGACGCGATGGTCGACCTGGTGGACGGCGAGGTGCACAAGCTGGGCCGCTTCAACGACGGCGACACCATGGTCATCACGGCCGGCTCGCCCCCCGGCGTCCCGGGCACCACCAACATGGTCCGGGTCCACCACCTGGGCGGCGTCGCCCGCGACTGA
- the glgB gene encoding 1,4-alpha-glucan branching enzyme translates to MSAARQPSPTVRDDAAAAPAAAEKPRTPRARRAAPAHGVRPAPALGAGERARLLEGRHHDPHAVLGARTQRGGVAFRALRPHAKAVTVIAKGLRAELHDDGDGLFSGLLPLTAVPDYRLLVAYEGTEIEVHDPYRFLPALGELDLHLIGEGRHEQLWTALGAQPMEHQGVAGTRFTVWAPNAQGVRVTGDFSYWDAVAHPMRSLGASGVWELFLPGVGAGTLYKYDIARPDGSHTLRADPMARAAEVPPATASVVTASEYEWQDAEWMERRGARPVHQAPFSVYEVHLASWRPGLSYRQLAEQLPAYVKELGFTHVEMMPVAEHPFGGSWGYQVTGFYAPTSRMGTPDDFRFLVDSLHRAGIGVIVDWVPAHFPRDEWALAEFDGRPLYEHHDPRRAAHPDWGTLEFDYGRKEVRNFLVANAVYWCEEFHVDGLRVDAVASMLYLDYSRGEGEWAPNEHGGRENLDAVSFLQEMNATVYRRCPGVVTIAEESTAWNGVTRPTDGGGLGFGLKWNMGWMHDTLRYMSKEPVHRKYHHHDMTFGMIYAFSENYVLPISHDEVVHGKRALVSKIPGGDWWQQRASHRAYLGFMWAHPGKQLLFMGQEFAQGSEWSESHGPDWWLLDSSYPAAGDHRGVRDLVRDLNRAYAATPALWERDTVPEGFAWVEADAAEDNVFAFLRYAQDGSQLLAVSNFSPVVRHGYRIGVPEEVPQWREVLNTDREVYGGSGVHHGQPLRSEPVPAQGRPASLRLTLPPLATIWLRP, encoded by the coding sequence GTGAGCGCCGCACGACAGCCGTCACCGACCGTCCGCGACGATGCCGCAGCCGCCCCGGCGGCGGCCGAGAAGCCCCGTACCCCCCGGGCCCGCCGTGCCGCCCCCGCGCACGGGGTCCGGCCCGCTCCGGCACTGGGCGCCGGGGAACGGGCCCGGCTGCTGGAGGGCCGCCACCACGACCCGCACGCGGTGCTGGGCGCGCGCACCCAGCGCGGCGGGGTGGCCTTCCGGGCGCTGCGCCCCCACGCCAAGGCGGTCACGGTCATCGCCAAGGGGCTGCGGGCCGAGCTCCACGACGACGGCGACGGGCTGTTCTCCGGGCTGCTGCCGCTGACCGCGGTGCCGGACTACCGGCTGCTGGTGGCGTACGAGGGCACCGAGATCGAGGTCCACGACCCCTACCGGTTCCTGCCCGCCCTCGGCGAGCTGGACCTGCACCTGATCGGCGAGGGCCGCCACGAGCAGCTGTGGACGGCGCTCGGCGCGCAGCCGATGGAGCACCAGGGCGTGGCGGGCACCCGGTTCACGGTGTGGGCGCCCAACGCGCAGGGGGTGCGGGTCACCGGGGACTTCTCGTACTGGGACGCCGTCGCCCATCCGATGCGCTCGCTCGGCGCGAGCGGCGTCTGGGAGCTGTTCCTGCCGGGGGTGGGCGCCGGCACGCTCTACAAGTACGACATCGCGCGTCCGGACGGCAGCCACACGCTGCGCGCCGACCCGATGGCCCGGGCGGCGGAGGTCCCGCCGGCGACCGCCTCGGTGGTCACGGCGTCGGAGTACGAGTGGCAGGACGCGGAGTGGATGGAGCGGCGCGGCGCCCGGCCCGTGCACCAGGCTCCCTTCTCGGTCTACGAGGTGCACCTGGCCTCCTGGCGTCCGGGGCTCTCCTACCGGCAGCTCGCCGAGCAGCTCCCCGCGTACGTCAAGGAGCTGGGCTTCACGCACGTGGAGATGATGCCGGTCGCCGAGCACCCCTTCGGTGGCTCGTGGGGTTACCAGGTGACCGGCTTCTACGCGCCGACCTCGCGGATGGGCACGCCGGACGACTTCCGCTTCCTGGTGGACTCGCTGCACCGGGCCGGGATCGGCGTGATCGTCGACTGGGTGCCGGCGCACTTCCCGCGGGACGAGTGGGCGCTCGCGGAGTTCGACGGGCGGCCGCTGTACGAGCACCATGACCCGCGGCGGGCCGCGCATCCGGACTGGGGGACGCTGGAGTTCGACTACGGGCGCAAGGAGGTCCGCAACTTCCTCGTCGCCAACGCCGTGTACTGGTGCGAGGAGTTCCACGTGGACGGGCTGCGCGTGGACGCGGTGGCCTCGATGCTCTACCTGGACTACTCGCGGGGTGAGGGCGAGTGGGCGCCCAACGAGCACGGCGGCCGGGAGAACCTGGACGCGGTGTCGTTCCTGCAGGAGATGAACGCCACCGTGTACCGGCGCTGCCCGGGGGTGGTGACCATCGCGGAGGAGTCCACCGCCTGGAACGGCGTCACCCGGCCGACGGACGGCGGCGGGCTGGGCTTCGGTCTGAAGTGGAACATGGGCTGGATGCACGACACCCTGCGCTACATGTCGAAGGAGCCGGTGCACCGCAAGTACCACCACCACGACATGACCTTCGGGATGATCTACGCCTTCAGCGAGAACTACGTGCTGCCGATCTCGCACGACGAGGTGGTGCACGGCAAGCGCGCGCTGGTGTCGAAGATCCCGGGTGGCGACTGGTGGCAGCAGCGGGCCTCGCACCGGGCGTACCTGGGCTTCATGTGGGCCCACCCGGGCAAGCAGCTGCTGTTCATGGGGCAGGAGTTCGCGCAGGGATCGGAGTGGTCGGAGAGCCACGGGCCGGACTGGTGGCTGCTCGACTCCTCCTACCCGGCGGCCGGCGACCACCGGGGCGTGCGCGACCTGGTGCGCGACCTGAACCGCGCCTACGCGGCGACTCCGGCGCTGTGGGAGCGCGACACCGTGCCGGAGGGCTTCGCCTGGGTGGAGGCGGACGCGGCGGAGGACAACGTCTTCGCCTTCCTGCGGTACGCGCAGGACGGCTCCCAGCTCCTGGCGGTGTCGAACTTCTCGCCCGTGGTCCGGCACGGCTACCGGATCGGAGTGCCGGAGGAGGTGCCGCAGTGGCGTGAGGTCCTCAACACCGACCGGGAGGTTTACGGCGGCAGCGGAGTGCACCACGGGCAGCCGCTGCGGTCCGAGCCGGTGCCGGCGCAGGGCCGCCCGGCCAGCCTGCGGCTGACGCTGCCGCCGCTGGCGACGATCTGGCTCAGGCCGTAG
- a CDS encoding MerR family transcriptional regulator, translating to MRIGELARRAGTSTRTLRYYEARGLLPARRADNGHRTYDEDDLRLLREIRTLQDFGFELEETRPFLECLRAGHPAGDSCPASLAVYRRKLAELDDLIGRLADVRDHVARQLAGAEEAAGEAAAPRCEMTP from the coding sequence ATGCGCATCGGCGAACTGGCGAGAAGGGCCGGGACCAGCACCCGGACGCTCAGGTACTACGAGGCGCGCGGGCTGCTGCCCGCGCGGCGTGCGGACAACGGACACCGGACCTACGACGAGGACGACCTGCGGCTGCTGCGGGAGATCCGCACCCTCCAGGACTTCGGCTTCGAACTCGAAGAGACCCGGCCGTTCCTGGAGTGCCTGCGGGCCGGCCACCCGGCAGGGGACTCCTGCCCGGCCTCCCTCGCCGTCTACCGGCGCAAGCTCGCCGAGCTGGACGACCTGATCGGCCGGCTCGCAGACGTACGGGACCACGTCGCGCGGCAGCTCGCCGGCGCCGAGGAGGCGGCCGGCGAGGCCGCCGCCCCGCGCTGCGAGATGACGCCCTGA